In Vicia villosa cultivar HV-30 ecotype Madison, WI linkage group LG7, Vvil1.0, whole genome shotgun sequence, the DNA window CAACATGTCCATcccttttgaaaataatttgttCAGGAGCGGGTCGCTTGGATGATGACCTCATCCATGATGAGGGCCTAGAAGATGCCACGAACATGAATATAGAGagaaatttttgtgtttgtgtgtaataCAACACACTAGAAACCCCAACTTTATAGATAACCTTGGTGAATATGGACCACACATTCGCTGTCTTAGAATGTTCCGTAGGTATATCCACATAAGGATCTTAGATATtttgcttccgtagatgtacctatggAAAAATccataattttcaaaattagagtcttccatagatgcatctacggaagtttccctgttttttttttaacataccAGAATAATAGCAGTagaaggaaaaataaataaacacataAACTAATACTTGACAAAAATTGATTATATCAAAATATTATAGAGTGCATACattacactttgaaactagaAAATACATAAAAAGAATTGCCGACAcctaaatctattggtggttccTATAAGCAAAAAGATTCGGCCACGTCTCGACATTTTCGATATGATGAAGCACCCATTCTGGTGACGTAGGTGGTATGGGGAATCCCGCtttcaagtaaacttgtacaAAGTGATTTGCTTTTGAAAGCCATCCAATACACATGATGCGAGCATTTGAATTTGTAGGCGGTCCAGTGCGGAATGGGAAAAAGGTTTCTGAAAAACCATAATGCATCAAGTCAATGCACATCATATCATAGGCAcatgcaataagatgtcccaTTTATGAGAATCTCATCCATTTTGACACTGGTGCGTAAGGGCCCATCGAAGACACAAGAGCTTCGTTAACCGCTTCAAATAGCTTCCTCTCCATATAACTGCGTGTACACTTATTTATGCGTCTTCAACTCTTGGATAAGTTGATGAGAGACAATCGTATGACTACCTCTCCATTACCAAGCAACATCGAGATGGCTCGGTAACCGCAATTACTGTCCCCCGCAACATCTACAATCTGCTCGATGTATGGGTGTATAAAAACTAGCACTCTTCGTTGAATGAAATTTTCGGTGGAATAGGCACCTCTTCTATGATTGGAATTTTTAGTGGAATACGTGCCGGAGGTGGTTAGCTTATGCGAGCTCcttttgagcttgtatacaaggacccatcaggtttcttataaacataggaacaggtctttagtcaccttttagcctatcttggtgagtttcttccattcttaaaaaccagactttaaacaagccaagattgcctcaatctcacattgagtacaccttttggaatgagagacatggacagtctctgtcacccttatcttcattaatttttcttagcagagtctaggatccatgtttgcttatcttcagtcagtgtcagcctcaatctcgggctttaaacaagaagtctcaactagttattctttctgccatcattcacaaaaatccctggaaagggttagcctccaaaaattgaactttcaaaagataaattctccagcgtaataaaatccctggaaagggtcagcctccattcattctttaaaaagataatctcaccaATCTCAGTCAGTAAAAGACATATTCCTCAATAAAGAGTCTgtctcaattctgggctttgtatagaacacaaagacttcttagtttaagtcaatCTCTAGTAGAGTTATCTCCTAgagtcaataaaaataatttatcaatcaaaagcctcaagcttgggcctcatacaagccaactaaaaacaaaaacttttatacagtagatagacatagcttatctctatagagagatatttctcctatctcatcacattcaaacaaacatttcaatttcaatttcaacttcaatttcaacttcaatttcaatcattctcccatttaggactttgaaaggcatgctccgAGGCAAACAAACcaagacttgtacactttccctaatttggatgagaatccttctttcattcaagaggcatgtggctgtcatacttgatcaaccaagtaggctccctctcttaatgaaatgaattcagcttttctgtcactcttttaaatgtttgtggtggaatagtagaaatacctctctgtagagataatttcatgtctctttactgtaaacagagatttcattcaagcttcaaccttgagcatcaagcaaggcaccaaaaataattaatttccttaattagttctccgaactacaaaaagctctgacttccattagggatatgtaggcatgaggttcacaaggaatctcagcgagctaataaaataccaaaaatagtcagtcagtctgtctttcttttcatttaattcaattccttctcctaacacaaatgagaaactttcccaataataagcaacaaacacaaacacatagacacaaagaaggttcccgtagagtactacagatatgtagggtgcttaaactcttccctatgtataaccgacctcccggactccaaaatttctagtctaggtgaatccccacacttagcaaactcctagggtttatttgagatctttttcccctttcctactcgtaggataattaaaacgttcgtgtgatatcgtaggaagaactgaaacaaaattcatcccgccccgggcgcattctccttccaaattccgcgttaagggtctagcgtgccgtcctcccaagtgaaacgaggaggtaaaaaaaacgacaccatagCCGCCACAGTCCTCCTAGCAATATGACtccctaaaatttaaaatatgtagTTTTATTGTTACACCAATCATTTTGAATTTGAGATAAATTCATCTCATAtttcataattataattaataagatTGATTTTTTTAGTATATTTCTGAATTGTCTAGTATATTGCAGTttcatatataaattttttgtttgtttgaaatagtCAAAACCATTATTCGTGTTATCCATTGATTACAGTTTAATCTAacggtttaaattaaaaaaatcattttaattaacatttatcaGTAACAAAGTTTAATTTCAAACTCGTGATTGAATGAAATTCCAATTGTTGTacatttgaattaaaattttcaagAGTAAGCGAAgattattaaaaagaaattacacttcttttaaaaaatataatatatattttaaattaaaactttattttacacattataaagaaatatttgaaagaatattaatattttgatatatgaaattataaaaagaaagttaaaaagaaaaatatctaaaaagttaaagatgaagatctagaagttaatgaatattaaaaatattatttaaattataggtATGGAAAATTGTCGTGGCAAAAACAATCCATGAGGTATGGAAAAGTCGGAATGGGATAATCTTTGCACACAAAGTTTTGGCCCTTACGTTGAAAGACGAGATTATACACAACACTATAGATAGATGTAGCGTGCATAAGAATTTGAAAGCTTATGTTATAGCTAATTATACTTAGATTGGTAATTTGAATTTGTTTACCTGGATCTACGGAATGGTTGTACGTATTGTTTTTGGACAATAAAGTAATGCTttttctccaaaaaaaaaaaaaaaataaagatctaAAATAAGTCTCTTAGTAAAATAGTTCGTACAAAATACGTtaacttttaaattattttttaatcaaaaatatatattttttcctattatttataaaatacaatttaaattaaattatagatCAATGAATCATTCTACTATTTTATTTGTAATAAGATAACCACTCATTTGACAGCTTTGACCATATAAATtagattattaaaataaaaaataaatttacaagtatttaaatataaaatgaaattattttacggaaatttaaaagaaaaatgaaattgataaaaaattaggTATATAGTGAAATATTCATAGAATTTAAAcatttttcaatttaattaaattttaattctagTGGAGttaaatttcaaattaataaTTGAATGAAATTATGGAAATTGTATAATTAATTCAAAACATTCAAGAGATAAGAAAAGATATTATAagtgtaattatattttttattatatcatatatattttGAATTACAAATTTAGTTTACACATTATAAAGATTTGAAAGAATATTAATTTCCCGGTCAATAGaaaagtattatttttaattccaaacaaaatattaatattatgatataagaaataatatcaaataaaattaaaaagatctGTACGATCTATTTTAGATGCAAATCTgctaataataaaatatagaaaatatcaatgttttgaataaataatttttttaaatcgtCATATTAAACTTTAATCAATgagtaattattttatttttataaaatataatataagttcaaatttatttataaaataatgagTCGTTCTACTAATTTAACTGTCAGAAGAGAATCACTCATTCAACATCTTTGAccatataatttaaattattaaaataatttttttctaaagtattaaaaaattagataaaaatattttattgaaatctataacataaaaaaatgatAGTGATTAAAAATTATGGATTCGACAAAGAGTTATAgaatatcaatttttttcaatttaatacaatattatttgTAGCAAAGTTAAATTTCAAGCTAATGATTTAATGAAATTacgattattttatattttatttaatattttcattacTATTAGAGaaattgtgtaacaccccatacataactgactagtatattatgcatgaaacgttcaaaattgatattgagtacatacaaaagctaaatatacaagaagatccataatacaatacaacatgaaatcctaTTCACAATTACAAAACAGGTGTCTTCAATGGATTTGCACAGCGGAATATGAAACTAATAAGGTCTTCGAGCCATcatcacttccaagtcttcaatccaaacctgccACTAACCAAACACTACCAAgctgcacctgaaaaagataagttgattggggtgagattactaaatctcagtgagttcccctattttTGTGTTGAAGGCTTGCAGCTATGTCAATAGTGAAGCTTTAACTCAACAGAGAATTATATGATAGTGAAGCTTTAAAGTCAGCAgagaaatgtaaaacacaaaacaACATTAAACCACCTGAAGAAACCTTGGTGGAAGAGAACTTATAAGGAATGCAACCTGAAGAGTGTTTATTGCAGTGTGTAATGTGGAAAATATGCAAGCCATTGGCGGGAAGAAGAAGTTCAAAATGGAAAACGAAAACTGAATAGTATTATTCATGAATGTGTATTACAAGTattgggatatatatatatatgtattacaTGTGTATGGGCCCAATGTACAATCTATAGTCCATAGACCCAAAATATAGTAAAGGCCCATAAAGCTAATACTCCCCCTTAAACTTGGGGTATATTGAGTGTAATCCAAGTTTAGAGATATTATCATAAAACGGTTTGTGGTCTAATGGCTTAGCGAAGTTGTCAGCAAGCTGTTGATGTGTAGAAACAGGTAGGAGACGGAACAATTGTTGTTGTAATTTCTCGCGAACAAAATGGCAGTCGAGGTCAATATGTTTCGTGCGTTCATGGAAGGAAGAGTTGTTAGCTATGTGGATAGCAGAGGCATTGTCACAGTAGAGTAGGGATGGTTTGTTGAAGGGAACACGCAGCTCAGTGATCAAATTATGTAACCATTGTATTTCACAAACGGTGGATGCCATTGAATGGTATTCGGCTTCGTAGAGCTGCGAGAGATAGTGGGCTGTTTCTTGGATTTCCAAGAGATGAGAGAATTTCCGAGGTAAATGCAGTATCCTGTGACGGATTTCCTTGTTTCTGGGCATGTAGCCCAATCTGAATCAGAAAACGCTTTAAGTTGTAGAGAGTTGTTGCTTGGAAAAAAAAGTCCTTGGGAAGGTGATGTTTTGAGATATCGTAGGGCGCGAATGGCAGCAGAATGGCGTATGTCTGTTGGTGAGTGCATATGTTGACTCAATTGTTGGACAGCATACGATATATCCGGTCTGGTGTTGAGGAGATATATAAGTTGGCCAACCAATCTTCTGTAAGGTTTAGGATCCGGTAAAGGTGATCCATCCGTGGAGTTGAGGCGTGTGTCACGAGCCATAGGTGTGGAGGAAGGTTTGCAGCCTAATAGTCCAGCAGTGTCCAGTAAATCAAGTGTGTATTTTCTTTGGCAGATGTTAATTCCTTCAGTTGTGCGAGCCAATTCTAGTCCCAAGAAGTACTTCATATGTCCCAAGTCTTTTATGTGGAAGTGAtgttgtaatgtttgtttgatgtTGTTGATAATCTTTAAATTATTTCCTGCAATtaaaatatcatccacataaattaGTATGAATGTATGGAATTTTTTTGATGTGTGGATGAATAAGGAATGATCAGAGGTGCATTGAGTTAAGTGGTTATGCTTTAAAACATTTGAAAGTTTCTCAAACCATTGTCGACTGGATTGTTTAAGTCCATAGATTGATTTGAGAAGCTTACAAACTTGATTTGGATGAGAAGCAGTCATGCCCTTAGGACTGGACatgtaaacttcttcatctaaggTGCCATGAAGAAAGGCATTATGAACATCAAGCTGAAAGAGATGCAGATTTAATGTAGAAGCAAGAGATAGAAGGAGTCTTACAGTAGTGAGTTTAGCCACGGGAGAGAAAGTTTCAAAAAAATCTATGCCTTGGACTTGGTTAAATCCTTGTGCGACTAACCTTGCTTTATGTCTTTCTATTGTGCCATTAGTATGAAACTTggtcttgtaaacccatttacaCCCTATGGCCTTCTTACCTTGTGGAAGTGTAGTGAGCTGCCAGGTTTTGTTGGCAGTGAGTGCTGATATTTCATCATTCATAGCCTTTATCCATTGAGGATATTGGCTAGCTGGTTTGTAATTGTTAGGAGTGAAGGAAGTAGTAATAGCAGAgatatatgaatgaaatgcagTAGATAAAGTGGAGTATGAAATAAATTTTGAGATGTCATATAAAGTAGAAGTATAAACAACATTACAATCAAAGTCTTTCAAGTGAGTAGGAGCAGACCTAATACGAGTGGATGTCCTAGTTTTGGGTAAGTCAGGATCTTGTGCAGGATTATTAGTTGTAGAATGTTCAATTGTGTGTGTGGTAGGTTCAGCAGGGTGTTCACTATGTTCAGTGTGATTATGAATGGTAGGTGGTGATTCCTGGTGGATAGGGGAAGAAGAATCAGAAACAGGGGAATGAGTGGCAATAGGGGTGTTGTGAGGTTGGTGTGGTTTTGTTATGTCTTGGTGAGGGGTGTGATCAAATAAGAAAGGAAGAGTGGATGTGTGGGGATCAAGGGGTGGAGTTATGGAGTTGTCAGAATTGGGATAGGGTGTGTAAGGGAAGATTTCCTTATTAAAGGAACAATTTCTGGATATAATAGTGGATCTATTTTGTAAGTCAAATAGAATAAAGCCTTTAACACCTACTGGAAATCCTAGAAAGATGCATTAATGGGCTCTAGGATCAAGTTTGTCCCTGTTTCTAGTGAGGGATGAAGCATAGGCTAAACATCCAAATGTCTTTAGTTCAGCATAAGAAGGATCAGTCTGAAATAGTATATAAAAAGGTTTGGAATTATGCAGAGTAGGAGTACATAGTCTATTAATGAGATATGTGGCATGGCATAATGCAAAAGACCAAAAACATTTAGGAAAATTAGCATGGAATAAAAGAGACCTTGTCACATTAAGTAAGTGTCTATGTTTACGTTCTACTGTGGAGTTTTGTTGAGGAGTTTCCACACAACTTCTTTGGTGGATAATACCAAGAGAAGCATAGTATGATGGCATAATAAACTCAGGGCCATTATCACTTTTGATGGTTTTAATAGTAGCAGAAAATTGAGTTTGGCAATATGTTATAAAATTTCTGATGTGTAATCTAGTTTCACTTTTTTTATTCATGAGCATAGTCCAAGTATACCTAGAATGATCATCtataatagttaaaaaatattGGTAGCCATCCATAGAAGGGTATGAAATAGGACCCCATGTGTCCATATGGATGAGATCAAAGCAATGAGCAGTAGTAGATGTGCTGATAGGAAAAGGTAACTTAGTTTGCTTAGCAAAATGACAAGTAGAACAATCAGACATTGTATTACTTTTGATAACAGGAAACTGTTTAGACATAGTATGTAAAACATCAGAAGATGGATGTCCTAATCTATGGTGCCATAATGGGTAATTACAATCTAAAGGAGCTTTATGACTAATGTAATTACACTGAGCATGTTGTATGGGTGATTGTTTCAGGATGTAGAGGTTATGGTGCTGTATGACCTGTCAGTTGCTTGGTAGACACATCCTGAATGAAGCATGAATTGTGTGAGAAGGTTATGGTAAAGGGAGTTGAGGTGCATAGTTTAGATAAGGAGATAAGACTAAAGGTAAAGTGTGGTATATAAAAAACATTATGCAATTGAAATTTATCATCAAAGATTATGGATCCAGCATAATAAGCAAATAGAGATGTCCCATTAGGCAGATTAATACTAACAGGTTTGATGGATTCAATAGatgaaattttttgaataaacGGGCAAACATGGTGAGATGCTCCAAAATCCAATATCCAAGTGGAAGGTTCATATAAAATGTTACCTGAAGATGTTATACCTGATATCACAACATtgtcaaaaagatttttctttgaaGATGAGCTATCCTTGCGTGACTGTTGAAGCAAGTGGAGCAAATGTTGATAATCTTCTTTGGAGAGAGACAATTCCTTTTATGGTGTAGCTGAGGATTTTGAATCAGGGTTCTTGGTATTCTTGGAGCGGTAACCCAGAGGAAAACCATGCTTAAAGTAGCAGTTTTCAATTGTGTGGTTTGTTTTGCTGCAATTAGTGCAGAGCATGGGGGTTTTTGATGAGATTTTGCCTTTGGCTTTAGGGTTAGAAGCAGCAGCGAGGATGGTGGGATTTGTGGAAGATGGGGATGGAGATATAGATGGTTGTTGCTGGGCAATTAAGGAATAAGCTTTGCTGATGGTTGGAAGAGGATCAAGGAGAAGGATTTGGGTGCAAATGTTGTGATAGTTGTCATTCAATCCTTTCAAAAAGCAGGTAACATATTCCATATGCTTATAGGAACGCACAGCCTTGGCAAGATCACATATGCAAGGTGTAGGGCATGAGCAAGAAGGTGTAGGACGCAGATCTTCAAGCTCATTCCAGAGGATTTTTAGATCGGTGAAGTATGTGGAAAGGGATCGATCCCCTTGTTGAATGGAATGTAAATCGCGCAAGAGATCGGAGAAACGGAAATGGTTACCTTTGGTGAATCTTTCCTTAAGGTCTTCCCAGAGATGGaaagcagaatcaaaacagataGTGCTTTGAGCAATATGTGGCGAGAGGGTTCTATTGATCCAAGAA includes these proteins:
- the LOC131619465 gene encoding uncharacterized protein LOC131619465, with the translated sequence MSSSSDEERPKVTDPPSKPDDPSQNPRNPYYLHPGENPGATIVAPPLDDNNYHNWSKSMRRALTSKNKISFINGTLSRPSPTSTDFELWDRANSMVLSWINRTLSPHIAQSTICFDSAFHLWEDLKERFTKGNHFRFSDLLRDLHSIQQGDRSLSTYFTDLKILWNELEDLRPTPSCSCPTPCICDLAKAVRSYKHMEYVTCFLKGLNDNYHNICTQILLLDPLPTISKAYSLIAQQQPSISPSPSSTNPTILAAASNPKAKGKISSKTPMLCTNCSKTNHTIENCYFKHGFPLGYRSKNTKNPDSKSSATP